The following proteins come from a genomic window of Sorghum bicolor cultivar BTx623 chromosome 3, Sorghum_bicolor_NCBIv3, whole genome shotgun sequence:
- the LOC8072374 gene encoding non-specific phospholipase C6: MHPWPTIQRTVTRRMPPKHASPCPPSVPAPSSSTCTSTSTAGISSNTPVPDMATRSTHRRPLLLILLFLLLFAAVNGSARPSTSPIKNVVVLALENRSFDHMLGWMRRLLGLPVDGLTGAECNPNSTNSTTSSICVSADADLVVPDDPGHSFEDVLEQVFGNGNISAAQPSMSGFVRSALSVNALLSSAVMRAFRPSLLPTFSALAPAFAVFDRWFSSIPGPTQPNRLFLYSATSRGAVAHDKLDLLLGYPQRTIFESLAADGHDFAVYFKTIPTVLFYRRLRALRYAARSFHRYDAAFKDHARRGVLPALSVIEPRYFDLTGTPADDDHPAHDVANGQRLVKDVYEALRASPQWNQTLLIVTYDEHGGFYDHVSTPTAGVPSPDGIRGPPPFFFKFDRLGVRVPTIMVSPWIKKGTVVGRAVGPTDTSEFEHSSIPATIKKIFNLSSDFLTKRDAWAGTFEHIFTELDQPRTDCPETLPEVPFVRPTPPKEHGWLSDFQRELVELASFLNGDYMLTSLAQESRKKKMTVKQADAYVRRAITSFLQASKQAVRLGANESAIVTMRSSLTSKSSSSSSP, encoded by the exons ATGCATCCATGGCCGACGATACAGAGAACGGTGACCAGGCGAATGCCGCCAAAGCACGCCAGCCCATGCCCACCTTCCGTCCCGGCTCCATCTTCTTCGACCTGCACAAGCACGAGCACGGCTGGCATTTCGTCGAACACACCCGTGCCGGACATGGCAACGAGATCGACCCACCGCCGTCCTCTGCTGCTCATCCTCCTGTTCCTCCTCCTCTTCGCCGCCGTCAACGGCAGCGCCCGCCCCAGCACCAGCCCGATAAAGAACGTGGTGGTGCTGGCGCTGGAGAACCGGTCGTTCGACCACATGCTGGGCTGGATGCGCCGCCTGCTGGGCCTCCCCGTCGACGGGCTCACCGGCGCCGAGTGCAACCCAAACTCCACCaactccaccacctcctccatctGCGTGTCCGCCGACGCCGACCTCGTCGTCCCCGACGACCCGGGCCACTCCTTCGAGGACGTCCTGGAGCAGGTCTTCGGCAACGGCAACATCTCCGCCGCGCAGCCCTCCATGTCGGGCTTCGTCCGCAGCGCGCTCTCCGTCAACGCGCTCCTCTCCTCCGCCGTCATGCGCGCCTTCCGCCCCTCCCTCCTCCCGACCTTCTCCGCGCTGGCCCCCGCCTTCGCCGTCTTCGACCGCTGGTTCTCCTCCATCCCGGGCCCCACGCAGCCCAACCGGCTGTTCCTCTACTCCGCCACCTCCCGCGGCGCCGTCGCGCACGACAAGCTCGACCTCCTCCTCGGCTACCCGCAGCGCACCATCTTCGAGTCCCTCGCCGCCGACGGCCACGACTTCGCCGTCTACTTCAAGACCATCCCCACCGTGCTCTTCTaccgccgcctccgcgcgctcCGCTACGCCGCGCGCAGCTTCCACCGCTACGACGCCGCCTTCAAGGACcacgcccgccgcggggtcctCCCGGCGCTCTCCGTCATCGAGCCCAGGTACTTCGACCTCACGGGGACCCCCGCCGACGACGACCACCCGGCGCACGACGTCGCCAACGGCCAGCGCCTCGTCAAGGACGTGTACGAGGCGCTCCGGGCCAGCCCGCAGTGGAACCAGACGCTGCTCATCGTCACCTACGACGAGCACGGCGGCTTCTACGACCACGTCTCCACGCCCACAGCCGGCGTGCCCAGCCCCGACGGCATCCGGGGCCCGCCGCCCTTCTTCTTCAAGTTCGACCGACTCGGCGTCAGGGTGCCCACCATCATGGTCTCGCCGTGGATCAAGAAGGGCACCGTCGTCGGCCGCGCCGTCGGGCCTACGGACACCTCCGAGTTCGAGCACTCCTCGATCCCGGCCACCATCAAGAAGATCTTCAACCTCTCCTCCGATTTCCTCACCAAGAGAGACGCGTGGGCCGGTACCTTCGAGCACATCTTCACTGAACTCGACCAACCAAGAACAGATTGCCCAG AGACATTGCCAGAAGTGCCATTTGTGAGACCAACGCCACCCAAAGAACACGGCTGGCTCTCGGATTTCCAGCGGGAGCTCGTCGAGCTCGCGAGCTTCCTGAACGGCGACTACATGCTGACGAGCCTTGCGCAAGAGAGccggaagaagaagatgacagtGAAGCAGGCCGATGCGTACGTGCGGCGAGCCATCACGAGCTTTCTGCAGGCGAGCAAGCAGGCGGTGCGGCTGGGCGCAAACGAATCTGCCATTGTCACCATGAGGTCGTCTCTGACAAGTAAGAGCAGCAGCTCATCAAGCCCTTGA
- the LOC8085058 gene encoding uncharacterized protein LOC8085058, with translation MADWGPVLIAVLFFVLLTPGLLCQIPGSGRGVPEFHSMRTSGVAIFVHTLLFFGFCAIFMVAVGVHLYAG, from the coding sequence ATGGCTGACTGGGGCCCCGTGCTGATCGCGGTGCTCTTCTTCGTGCTCCTCACGCCGGGGCTGCTCTGCCAGATCCCCGGCAGCGGCCGAGGCGTGCCGGAGTTCCACAGCATGCGCACCAGCGGCGTCGCCATCTTCGTCCACACCCTCCTCTTCTTCGGCTTCTGCGCCATCTTCATGGTCGCCGTCGGGGTCCACCTCTACGccggctag
- the LOC8085057 gene encoding uncharacterized protein LOC8085057 — protein sequence MQDWAPVFISLVLFILLSPGLLFQMPGKCRIIEFGNFQTSAISILVHAILFFALAAIFLIAVGVHMYLGS from the coding sequence ATGCAAGACTGGGCGCCGGTGTTCATCTCGCTGGTGCTCTTCATCCTGCTGTCGCCGGGCCTGCTGTTCCAGATGCCGGGCAAGTGCCGGATCATTGAGTTCGGCAACTTCCAGACCAGCGCCATCTCCATCCTCGTCCACGCCATCCTCTTCTTCGCCCTCGCCGCTATCTTCCTCATCGCCGTCGGGGTGCACATGTACCTCGGCTCGTAG